One segment of Roseofilum reptotaenium CS-1145 DNA contains the following:
- a CDS encoding eCIS core domain-containing protein, whose amino-acid sequence MRSFIRRKKTAQQSSAPQKSSSRFAPKVVPSVQRKESQEKKLPPFKPAASYNYTSLHEMYGHPAPVQAKLTIGEPGDVHEQQADAVASQVVKQINQPQPAPSQGVQTKEDDSSAGIPEQLGIQRNEEEDVDMKPLDSAVQRNEEEDVDMKPLDSAVQRNEEEDVDMKPLDSAVQRNEEEDVDMKPLDSAVQRNEEEEVDMKPKPGLQRDGLAGGRATPEFEGQLKQAKRGGQPLDSTLQTKMGEAMGADFSSVKVHTDSQSHGLSQSIQAKAFTTGQDVFFNKGQYKPSSPQGQELIAHELTHVVQQKGASVQRKKKE is encoded by the coding sequence ATGCGCTCCTTCATCCGTCGCAAAAAAACTGCCCAACAGAGTTCTGCCCCTCAGAAATCTTCTAGTCGGTTTGCCCCTAAAGTTGTGCCCTCTGTACAACGCAAGGAGAGCCAAGAAAAAAAACTGCCTCCTTTTAAGCCAGCAGCGAGCTATAACTATACCAGTCTGCACGAAATGTATGGCCATCCAGCCCCCGTACAAGCGAAACTAACTATTGGAGAACCGGGGGATGTTCACGAACAACAAGCGGATGCAGTAGCCAGTCAAGTCGTTAAACAAATTAATCAACCCCAACCTGCACCCAGTCAAGGAGTACAGACAAAAGAAGACGATTCGAGTGCAGGAATACCTGAACAACTGGGTATTCAACGGAACGAGGAAGAGGATGTGGACATGAAGCCTCTTGACTCGGCGGTGCAACGGAATGAGGAAGAGGATGTGGACATGAAGCCTCTTGACTCGGCGGTGCAACGGAATGAGGAAGAGGATGTGGACATGAAACCTCTTGACTCAGCGGTGCAACGGAATGAGGAAGAGGATGTGGACATGAAACCTCTTGACTCGGCGGTGCAACGGAATGAGGAAGAGGAGGTAGATATGAAACCCAAACCGGGACTACAACGGGATGGGTTAGCAGGAGGAAGAGCTACCCCAGAGTTTGAAGGACAACTCAAACAAGCGAAACGAGGGGGACAACCCTTAGATTCTACGCTTCAGACGAAAATGGGAGAAGCGATGGGCGCTGATTTTAGTAGCGTGAAGGTGCATACGGATTCCCAGTCTCATGGTTTAAGTCAATCGATACAAGCAAAAGCATTTACCACGGGACAGGATGTGTTTTTCAACAAAGGACAATATAAACCCTCAAGTCCCCAAGGTCAGGAATTAATTGCCCATGAATTAACCCATGTGGTGCAGCAGAAAGGGGCAAGCGTGCAACGGAAAAAAAAAGAATAG